Proteins encoded in a region of the Sphingomonas sp. HMP9 genome:
- the glnA gene encoding type I glutamate--ammonia ligase: protein MANSASDVLNMIKDQEIEWVDLRFTDPKGKWQHLTMVASLIGEDELTDGLMFDGSSIEGWKAINESDMTLKPDLDAVYVDPFSATPMMILICDIADPSTGELYARDPRSTAKRAEAYLLTTGVGDTVYVGPEAEFFMFDDVRFENSYSTSYYKIDDIELPGNSGREYEGGNLGHRPRAKGGYFPVAPVDSAVDIRGEMVSTMIEMGLPCDKHHHEVAAAQHELGLTFGTLTQTADRMQIYKYVVHQVAHAYGKTATFMPKPIKEDNGSGMHTHFSIWEGKTPLFAGNGYAGLSDMCLYFIGGIIKHAKAVNAFTNPSTNSYKRLVPGYEAPVLLAYSARNRSASCRIPYGTGPKAKRVEVRFPDALANPYLAYAALMMAGMDGILNKIHPGEAMDKNLYDLPPAELAQVPTVAGSLREALDCLLADHDFLLKGDVFSKDQIESYVEIKRAEVARWEMTPSPVEYDMYYSG, encoded by the coding sequence ATGGCGAATTCGGCCTCCGACGTTCTCAATATGATCAAGGACCAGGAGATCGAGTGGGTCGATCTGCGGTTCACCGATCCCAAGGGCAAGTGGCAGCACCTCACGATGGTCGCCAGCCTGATCGGCGAAGACGAGCTGACCGACGGCCTGATGTTCGACGGATCGTCGATCGAGGGCTGGAAGGCGATCAACGAGAGCGACATGACGCTCAAGCCCGATCTCGACGCGGTCTATGTCGATCCGTTCTCGGCGACGCCGATGATGATCCTGATCTGCGACATCGCCGATCCGTCGACCGGCGAGCTGTACGCGCGCGATCCGCGCTCGACCGCCAAGCGCGCCGAGGCGTATCTGCTGACCACCGGCGTCGGCGACACGGTCTATGTCGGCCCCGAAGCCGAATTCTTCATGTTCGACGATGTCCGCTTCGAGAACAGCTATTCGACCAGCTATTACAAGATCGACGATATCGAGCTGCCGGGCAATTCGGGTCGCGAATATGAGGGCGGCAACCTCGGCCATCGTCCGCGCGCCAAGGGCGGCTATTTCCCCGTGGCGCCGGTCGATAGCGCGGTCGACATCCGCGGCGAGATGGTCTCGACGATGATCGAGATGGGCCTGCCCTGCGACAAGCATCACCACGAGGTCGCGGCCGCACAGCATGAGCTGGGCCTGACCTTCGGCACGCTGACGCAGACCGCGGATCGCATGCAGATCTACAAGTACGTCGTTCATCAGGTCGCGCATGCGTACGGCAAGACGGCGACGTTCATGCCCAAGCCGATCAAGGAAGATAACGGCTCGGGGATGCACACGCATTTCTCGATCTGGGAAGGCAAGACGCCGCTGTTCGCCGGCAACGGCTATGCGGGCCTCAGCGACATGTGCCTGTATTTCATCGGCGGCATCATCAAGCACGCCAAGGCGGTCAACGCGTTCACCAACCCGTCGACCAACAGCTACAAGCGCCTCGTCCCCGGCTACGAAGCACCGGTGCTGCTCGCCTATTCGGCGCGCAACCGCTCGGCATCGTGCCGCATTCCGTACGGCACCGGCCCCAAGGCGAAGCGCGTCGAAGTGCGGTTCCCCGATGCGCTCGCCAACCCGTATCTCGCTTACGCGGCGCTGATGATGGCCGGCATGGACGGCATCCTCAACAAGATCCATCCGGGCGAGGCGATGGACAAGAACCTGTACGACCTGCCGCCGGCAGAGCTCGCGCAGGTCCCGACCGTCGCGGGTTCGCTCCGCGAGGCGCTCGACTGCCTGCTCGCCGATCACGACTTCCTGCTCAAGGGCGACGTGTTCTCGAAGGACCAGATCGAGAGCTATGTCGAGATCAAGCGCGCCGAAGTCGCACGCTGGGAAATGACGCCGAGCCCGGTCGAGTATGACATGTACTACAGCGGCTGA
- a CDS encoding arsenate reductase family protein: MKATIYHNPRCSKSREALALLQDAGADVTIVEYLKTPPSRADLVRLYDRAGMTPRQGLRMAEDGAKAVKHGDADAILDAMMIDPLLIERPLVETDKGVRLGRPIARLHEIL; the protein is encoded by the coding sequence GTGAAGGCGACGATCTACCATAACCCACGCTGCTCCAAGTCGCGCGAGGCGCTCGCCCTGCTGCAGGACGCGGGCGCGGACGTCACGATCGTCGAATATCTGAAGACTCCCCCCTCCCGCGCGGACCTCGTCCGCCTCTACGACCGCGCCGGCATGACGCCGCGCCAGGGTCTCCGTATGGCCGAAGACGGCGCCAAGGCGGTCAAGCATGGCGATGCCGACGCGATCCTCGACGCGATGATGATCGATCCGCTGCTGATCGAACGCCCGCTGGTCGAGACCGACAAGGGCGTGCGCCTTGGCCGCCCGATCGCGCGGCTGCACGAGATCCTGTGA
- a CDS encoding TonB-dependent receptor, whose translation MKSNLSTRVRGRVLAHALLTGCALTSLTATSAHAGANAATPAGAPRAAGSIVGTVSQAGSGEYLDGASVSIPALDLSTVVDRTGRFALLGVPAGTHDVVIRYVGFPDTRRAVTVADAAVTLDVAMTVDAGANAGEGDEIVVSGSRPIAESEAAALQIQRTSPSLVSVIASDSIGRLPDQNVAQAVSRLPGVGVQRDQGQARYITLRGAPINWTTLSIDGINVVSPEGRDARFDSIPSAIASQIIVRKAVTPDMTGETIAGNVDIITRSAFDYPGMKVQAKGGLGHVELGKKTEYEGSLVISDRIDTGIGEFGIVSSASLYRRGMVTDNFETDFEAVDRDLRPGFETRKWARETENKLYRLTRKNYSLSTRLDWRPAPGHKLFAETIYSAFQDDEQRNNYIFDLDDQQSRTPNGTAACTLNARPATGTTGYADVCTGNTPLLGTVYGIDLNSNFTVRKYKQSVFTNTIGGDHELGAWNVKWRGNFTRSIDDRSQPAQLNYDSPSFGTNGANAANRLTVGYDFTDPQLAKVQLFRTIRNADGTFSRGAQVTSIEDFPRTLSRLRSLKAKDVTEAYTAKLDISREAAVFGAQTVFAVGLRYDDRTKTANEYLLDLSTPAQFAAAGIATGYAAIAKPGGFQGEIPLGYTFQYFDRDKILALVEQAKAVSPFVSTDANFYDVGEKVYSAYAMATTTTNWGSIIGGARIEHIRNDASAFSSLGLIDVKSSQTLVYPSLHLNWDVNDRMKARLSFNTGAARPDYDQLRPNLSFNDANATISGGNPDAKPEKAKGVDLYVEYYTMPRGFLSIGAYYKDVTDVLFDSTRTYGQTTLNTPGVDRSGYVYSTIINGGKGYIMGIEGAIQQQLDPFTADLGLPEWMGGFGVQLNATINKSRADTPATGAIPSRKVPLPGASDAIYNLIAYYEKYGFSARVSYQNRSAWLDAIGAVDTIGGVVRGVDGGDFYWAKDNELDASVRYAINGNVEIYGDFANLLNGPGRRYVGSSAYTIEHETFGRRYTGGVRVTF comes from the coding sequence ATGAAATCGAACCTGTCGACCCGCGTTCGCGGTCGCGTCCTTGCGCATGCGCTGCTTACCGGCTGTGCGCTGACCTCGCTGACCGCAACCAGCGCTCATGCCGGCGCCAACGCCGCGACCCCGGCCGGCGCACCGCGGGCTGCGGGCTCGATCGTCGGTACCGTGTCGCAGGCCGGCAGTGGCGAGTATCTCGACGGGGCGTCGGTCTCGATCCCGGCGCTGGACCTGTCGACGGTCGTCGATCGGACGGGACGGTTCGCGTTGCTCGGCGTTCCCGCGGGCACGCACGACGTCGTGATCCGCTATGTCGGCTTCCCCGATACGCGCCGGGCCGTGACGGTCGCCGATGCTGCCGTGACGCTCGACGTGGCGATGACGGTCGACGCCGGCGCGAACGCAGGCGAGGGCGACGAGATCGTCGTTTCCGGCTCGCGGCCGATCGCGGAATCCGAAGCCGCCGCGCTGCAGATCCAGCGGACCAGCCCCTCGCTCGTCTCGGTCATCGCCTCCGATTCGATCGGACGCCTGCCCGACCAGAACGTCGCGCAGGCCGTCAGCCGTCTCCCCGGCGTCGGCGTCCAGCGCGACCAGGGCCAGGCGCGCTACATCACGCTTCGCGGCGCGCCGATCAACTGGACCACGCTGTCGATCGACGGCATCAACGTCGTCAGCCCCGAAGGCCGCGACGCCCGCTTCGATTCCATCCCCTCGGCGATCGCGTCGCAGATCATCGTGCGCAAGGCCGTCACCCCGGACATGACCGGCGAGACGATCGCCGGCAACGTCGACATCATCACGCGCTCGGCATTCGATTATCCAGGCATGAAGGTGCAGGCCAAGGGCGGCCTCGGCCATGTCGAACTCGGCAAGAAGACCGAATATGAGGGCTCGCTCGTCATCTCCGACCGGATCGACACCGGGATCGGCGAGTTCGGTATCGTCTCGTCCGCCAGCCTGTATCGCCGCGGCATGGTCACCGACAATTTCGAGACCGATTTCGAGGCGGTCGACCGCGATCTCCGCCCCGGCTTCGAGACCCGCAAATGGGCACGCGAGACGGAGAACAAGCTGTACCGCCTGACACGGAAGAACTACTCGCTGTCGACCCGGCTCGACTGGCGCCCGGCGCCTGGCCACAAGCTGTTCGCCGAGACGATCTACTCGGCGTTCCAGGACGACGAACAGCGCAACAACTACATCTTCGATCTCGACGATCAGCAGTCGCGCACGCCCAATGGCACTGCCGCCTGCACGCTCAACGCGCGGCCTGCGACGGGCACGACCGGCTATGCCGATGTCTGCACGGGCAACACGCCGCTGCTCGGCACGGTCTACGGGATCGATCTCAATTCGAACTTCACCGTGCGCAAATACAAGCAGTCGGTGTTCACCAACACGATTGGCGGCGATCACGAACTGGGCGCCTGGAACGTGAAGTGGCGCGGCAATTTCACGCGCTCGATCGATGACCGCTCGCAGCCTGCACAGCTGAACTATGACAGCCCCTCGTTCGGCACCAACGGCGCGAATGCCGCCAACCGCCTGACCGTCGGTTACGATTTCACCGACCCGCAGCTTGCCAAGGTCCAGTTGTTCCGGACGATCCGCAACGCCGACGGCACCTTCTCGCGCGGCGCGCAGGTGACGTCGATCGAGGACTTCCCGCGCACGCTGTCGCGACTGCGGTCGCTGAAGGCGAAGGACGTGACCGAAGCCTATACCGCCAAGCTCGACATCAGCCGCGAGGCCGCGGTGTTCGGCGCGCAGACGGTGTTCGCGGTCGGGCTCCGCTACGACGATCGCACCAAGACCGCGAACGAGTATCTGCTCGACCTGAGCACACCCGCGCAGTTCGCCGCGGCCGGCATCGCGACGGGGTACGCCGCGATCGCCAAGCCGGGCGGGTTCCAGGGGGAGATCCCGCTCGGCTACACCTTCCAGTATTTCGATCGGGACAAGATCCTGGCGCTGGTCGAGCAGGCCAAGGCGGTCAGCCCCTTCGTGTCCACAGACGCCAATTTCTATGATGTCGGCGAGAAGGTCTATTCCGCCTATGCGATGGCGACGACGACCACCAACTGGGGCAGCATCATCGGTGGCGCCCGCATCGAGCATATCCGCAACGACGCCAGTGCGTTCTCGTCGCTCGGCCTGATCGACGTGAAGTCGAGCCAGACTCTCGTGTATCCGAGCCTCCACCTGAACTGGGACGTCAACGACCGCATGAAGGCGCGCCTGTCGTTCAACACCGGCGCCGCGCGGCCGGATTACGATCAGCTGCGCCCCAATCTGAGCTTCAACGACGCGAACGCGACCATCTCGGGCGGCAATCCCGACGCGAAGCCCGAAAAGGCCAAGGGCGTCGATCTCTACGTCGAATATTACACGATGCCACGCGGCTTCCTGTCGATCGGCGCGTATTACAAGGACGTCACCGATGTCCTGTTCGACTCGACCCGCACCTATGGCCAGACGACCCTGAACACCCCCGGCGTCGATCGGTCCGGGTATGTCTACTCGACCATCATCAACGGCGGCAAAGGCTATATCATGGGGATCGAGGGCGCGATCCAGCAGCAGCTCGACCCCTTCACCGCAGACCTCGGCCTGCCCGAATGGATGGGCGGGTTCGGCGTCCAGCTCAACGCGACGATCAACAAGAGCCGCGCCGATACGCCGGCAACGGGCGCGATCCCGTCGCGCAAGGTGCCGCTGCCCGGCGCATCGGATGCGATCTACAACCTGATCGCCTATTACGAAAAATACGGGTTCTCCGCCCGCGTGTCCTACCAGAACCGATCGGCGTGGCTCGATGCGATCGGTGCGGTCGACACGATCGGTGGCGTAGTCCGCGGCGTCGACGGCGGCGATTTCTACTGGGCCAAGGACAACGAGCTCGACGCGTCGGTCCGCTATGCGATCAACGGCAATGTCGAGATCTACGGGGATTTCGCCAATCTGCTGAACGGCCCGGGGCGTCGCTACGTCGGATCGTCCGCGTACACGATCGAGCATGAGACGTTCGGCCGGCGCTACACGGGCGGCGTGCGGGTGACGTTCTGA
- a CDS encoding phytase, with protein MLPFAALLLAGCATTSTPVAVDAPIVAATAETDPVDTVADAADDPAIWRNVSDPAKSLVIGTDKKAGIHVYGLTGKRLSFTPAERLNNVDLRDLGTRVVAAASDRADVNTAHVSLFTLDTAAAKLVPLGRFPVGPGEAYGMCLWTRARDHALFGFVVLKDGRIDQVAIDLSGASPKVTTVRSMKLGTQSEGCVVDDRTGQLYVAEEDVGLWRFDADPSAPATATAIGKVDGRTLFADAEGLALAPSGRSGGYLIVSSQGDNAYTLYRLPGMAYAGRFRIGGGGIDGTSDTDGIDLMLGDFGPAYPRGLFVAQDGDNAPATQNFKYVSWDAVRKALRLR; from the coding sequence ATGCTGCCCTTCGCCGCGTTGCTGCTCGCGGGATGTGCGACGACCTCGACCCCGGTGGCGGTCGACGCACCGATCGTCGCGGCGACGGCAGAGACCGATCCGGTCGACACCGTCGCCGATGCCGCGGACGATCCCGCGATCTGGCGGAACGTCTCCGATCCGGCGAAGAGCCTGGTCATCGGCACCGACAAGAAGGCCGGCATCCACGTCTACGGCCTGACGGGCAAGCGCCTGAGCTTCACGCCCGCCGAACGCCTCAACAATGTCGACCTGCGCGATCTCGGAACGCGCGTGGTCGCCGCGGCCAGCGACCGCGCCGACGTGAACACCGCGCACGTCTCGCTGTTCACGCTCGACACGGCGGCGGCAAAGCTCGTCCCGCTTGGTCGCTTCCCGGTCGGGCCTGGCGAGGCGTACGGCATGTGCCTGTGGACCCGCGCGCGCGACCACGCATTGTTCGGGTTCGTCGTGCTGAAGGACGGCCGCATCGATCAGGTCGCGATCGACCTGTCGGGTGCCTCCCCGAAGGTCACGACGGTCCGCTCGATGAAGCTTGGCACCCAATCCGAAGGCTGCGTTGTCGACGATCGGACCGGCCAGCTCTATGTCGCCGAGGAAGACGTCGGCCTCTGGCGGTTCGATGCCGACCCGTCCGCGCCGGCCACCGCCACCGCTATCGGCAAGGTCGACGGGAGGACACTGTTCGCCGATGCCGAGGGGCTCGCCCTCGCACCCTCTGGCAGGAGCGGCGGCTATCTGATCGTGTCGAGCCAAGGCGACAACGCCTACACGCTCTACCGCCTGCCCGGCATGGCCTATGCAGGCCGCTTCCGGATCGGCGGCGGCGGGATCGACGGGACCAGCGATACCGACGGCATCGACCTGATGCTCGGTGATTTCGGGCCGGCCTATCCGCGCGGCCTGTTCGTCGCGCAGGACGGCGACAACGCACCCGCCACGCAGAACTTCAAATATGTCAGCTGGGACGCGGTCCGAAAAGCGCTCCGGCTGCGATAA
- a CDS encoding ABC1 kinase family protein: MTEDSGDRAGRAIPSGRLARLGIFGKLAGGVAGGVVAEGARRLANGERRKIGDLLLTPANATRVADQLSHLRGAAMKLGQMISMDAGDMLPPELATILARLRNNAHHMPPQQLDRVLAAEWGKDWRRRFAHFQAHPVAAASIGQVHRARLPDGTELAIKVQYPGVKESIDADVDNVATLLRVSGMLPKSLDIAPLLDEAKKQLHEEADYLREAQMLARYGDLLAEQPQFVVPTLYADLTTPRVLAMSFVTGVPVETLETAPQDVRDRVMHDLVSLVLRELFDWRLMQTDPNFANYRWQPETEKLVLLDFGAARPLPAETGEGYRRLLTAALAGDRDAVRDAAIAAGFLGEAAVLQHRALIDRMIDVIIGELAKPGAFDFGDRAFVGVLREQGTEIARDRDTWHLPPIDTLFVQRKISGTALLAARLKARVDIRAMVVAYCADDRP, encoded by the coding sequence GTGACCGAAGACAGCGGCGACCGCGCCGGACGCGCCATCCCGAGCGGCCGCCTTGCCCGCCTCGGCATCTTCGGCAAACTCGCCGGCGGCGTCGCAGGCGGGGTCGTCGCTGAGGGCGCCCGCCGTCTCGCAAACGGCGAGCGGCGCAAGATCGGGGATCTCCTGCTGACCCCGGCCAACGCCACGCGCGTTGCCGATCAGCTCTCCCACCTCCGCGGCGCGGCGATGAAGCTTGGGCAGATGATCTCGATGGACGCGGGCGACATGCTCCCGCCCGAGCTCGCGACGATCCTCGCGCGGTTGCGCAACAACGCGCACCACATGCCACCGCAACAGCTCGACCGCGTGCTCGCCGCAGAATGGGGCAAGGACTGGCGCCGCCGCTTCGCACATTTCCAGGCACACCCAGTCGCCGCAGCCTCGATCGGTCAGGTCCACCGCGCCCGCCTGCCCGACGGCACCGAACTGGCGATCAAGGTCCAGTATCCGGGCGTGAAGGAGAGCATCGACGCGGACGTGGACAACGTCGCGACGCTGCTCCGCGTATCGGGCATGCTCCCCAAGTCGCTCGATATCGCGCCGTTGCTCGACGAGGCGAAGAAGCAGCTCCACGAGGAAGCCGATTACCTCCGCGAAGCGCAGATGCTCGCGCGTTACGGCGACCTGCTCGCCGAGCAGCCGCAGTTCGTCGTCCCGACGCTCTACGCGGATCTCACAACGCCGCGTGTCCTCGCGATGAGCTTCGTCACCGGCGTTCCGGTAGAGACGTTGGAAACCGCGCCGCAGGACGTCCGCGATCGCGTGATGCACGACCTCGTCTCGCTGGTGCTGCGCGAACTGTTCGACTGGCGGCTGATGCAGACCGACCCGAACTTCGCCAACTACCGCTGGCAGCCTGAAACCGAAAAGCTCGTCCTGCTCGACTTCGGCGCCGCCCGCCCCCTTCCCGCCGAAACCGGCGAAGGGTATCGCCGGCTGCTCACCGCAGCGCTGGCGGGCGATCGCGACGCGGTCCGCGACGCCGCGATCGCCGCGGGCTTCCTCGGCGAGGCGGCCGTGTTGCAGCACCGTGCGCTCATCGACCGGATGATCGATGTGATCATCGGCGAGCTCGCCAAGCCCGGCGCGTTCGATTTCGGCGATCGGGCGTTCGTCGGCGTGCTCCGCGAACAGGGCACCGAGATCGCTCGCGACCGCGACACCTGGCACCTGCCCCCGATCGACACGCTGTTCGTCCAGCGCAAGATCAGCGGCACCGCGCTGCTCGCCGCGCGATTGAAGGCGCGCGTCGATATCCGGGCCATGGTCGTCGCCTATTGCGCGGACGACCGGCCCTGA
- the aroQ gene encoding type II 3-dehydroquinate dehydratase translates to MPDTIFVLNGPNLNLLGTREPEIYGDETLDDIAGMLEDRARELDLTIDMRQSNHEGHLVDWIQEAQARGAKAVILNAGAFTHTSVAVHDAIKGVKTPVIEVHLSNPHTRESFRHVSLVGQASKGTIAGFGALSYLLALEAVARF, encoded by the coding sequence TTGCCCGATACGATATTCGTCCTGAACGGCCCCAACCTCAACCTGCTGGGGACGCGCGAGCCGGAGATCTATGGCGACGAGACGCTCGACGACATCGCCGGGATGCTCGAGGATCGCGCGCGCGAACTCGACCTGACGATCGACATGCGCCAGTCGAATCACGAGGGGCACCTCGTCGACTGGATCCAGGAAGCGCAGGCGCGCGGCGCCAAGGCGGTGATCCTCAACGCCGGCGCGTTCACGCACACCTCGGTCGCGGTCCATGACGCGATCAAGGGCGTGAAGACGCCGGTGATCGAAGTGCATCTTTCCAATCCCCATACGCGCGAATCGTTCAGGCACGTCAGCCTGGTCGGCCAGGCGTCGAAGGGTACGATCGCGGGTTTCGGCGCGCTTTCGTATCTGCTCGCGCTTGAAGCCGTCGCACGGTTCTGA
- the accB gene encoding acetyl-CoA carboxylase biotin carboxyl carrier protein, with protein MTDNTENTGAMQVDVTLVRQLAELLDTTQLTEIEVEDGSRRIRVARKAAQAAPVAHYAPAPAAAPVSAPLAIPQAEVGASAPAISASAVKSPMVGTVYLAANPEAKPFSTIGQKVNAGDTLLIIEAMKVMNTIVAPSAGTVTAILVENGQPVEFDQPLVVVE; from the coding sequence ATGACCGACAATACAGAAAACACCGGTGCGATGCAGGTCGATGTGACCCTGGTGCGCCAGCTCGCCGAACTCCTCGACACCACGCAGCTGACCGAGATCGAAGTCGAGGACGGTTCGCGCCGGATCCGCGTCGCGCGCAAGGCCGCCCAGGCCGCGCCCGTCGCGCATTACGCGCCCGCCCCCGCGGCGGCCCCCGTCTCCGCACCGCTCGCGATCCCGCAGGCCGAGGTCGGCGCGTCGGCCCCGGCGATCAGCGCGAGCGCGGTGAAATCGCCGATGGTCGGCACCGTCTATCTCGCCGCCAACCCCGAGGCGAAGCCGTTCTCGACCATCGGCCAGAAGGTCAATGCGGGCGACACGCTGCTGATCATCGAGGCGATGAAGGTGATGAACACGATCGTCGCGCCGTCGGCCGGCACCGTCACCGCGATTCTCGTCGAGAACGGCCAGCCGGTCGAGTTCGACCAGCCGCTGGTCGTGGTGGAATAA
- a CDS encoding P-II family nitrogen regulator has product MKKIEAIIKPFKLDEVKEALHEIGVSGITVTEAKGFGRQKGHTELYRGAEYVVDFLPKVKLEVVVEDGLAQRVVEAIAAAAQTGRIGDGKIFVIPVESALRIRTGERDDDAI; this is encoded by the coding sequence GTGAAAAAGATCGAAGCCATCATCAAGCCGTTCAAGCTCGATGAGGTGAAGGAAGCGCTGCACGAGATCGGCGTGAGCGGCATCACCGTGACCGAGGCCAAGGGTTTCGGCCGGCAGAAGGGCCATACCGAGCTGTACCGCGGCGCGGAATATGTCGTCGACTTCCTGCCGAAGGTGAAGCTCGAGGTCGTGGTCGAGGACGGTCTGGCACAGCGCGTCGTCGAGGCGATCGCCGCAGCCGCGCAGACCGGCCGGATCGGCGACGGCAAGATCTTCGTCATCCCGGTCGAGAGCGCGCTGCGCATCCGCACCGGCGAGCGCGACGACGACGCAATCTAG
- the accC gene encoding acetyl-CoA carboxylase biotin carboxylase subunit encodes MPQIKKLLIANRGEIALRIHRACHEMGIKTVAVHSTADADAMHVRLADEAICIGPPSATDSYLNIPNIISAAEISGADAIHPGYGFLSENAQFAEIVELHNILFVGPKPEHIRTMGDKVQAKRTAGALGLPLVPGSDGAISDIAEAKRIAESIGYPVIIKAASGGGGRGMKVVNDPEDLETQMQQAGSEAKAAFGDATVYMEKYLGNPRHIEFQIFGDGNGNAIHLGERDCSLQRRHQKVLEEAPSPIITAEERERMGGIVAKAMADMAYRGAGTIEFLWEAGEFYFIEMNTRLQVEHPVTEMITGLDLVREQIRVAEGHPLTLRQEDVQFRGHAIECRINAEDPRTFAPSPGLVKVYHAPGGMHVRVDSGLYAGYRVPPYYDSMIAKLIVYGTTRQGALRRLRRALEEMVIEGVTTTIPLHRALLDDAEFQEGAYTIKWLEEWLAKQGA; translated from the coding sequence ATGCCGCAAATCAAGAAGCTGCTCATTGCGAACCGCGGCGAGATCGCGCTGCGGATCCACCGTGCCTGCCATGAGATGGGCATCAAGACGGTGGCGGTCCATTCGACCGCCGACGCCGACGCGATGCACGTGCGGCTCGCGGACGAGGCGATCTGCATCGGACCGCCGTCGGCCACCGACAGCTATCTGAACATCCCCAACATCATCTCGGCGGCCGAGATTTCGGGCGCTGACGCGATCCATCCGGGCTACGGTTTTCTCAGCGAGAACGCACAGTTCGCCGAGATCGTTGAGCTGCACAACATCCTGTTCGTCGGCCCCAAGCCCGAGCACATCCGCACGATGGGCGACAAGGTTCAGGCCAAGCGCACGGCAGGCGCGCTCGGGCTGCCGCTCGTCCCCGGCTCCGACGGCGCGATCAGTGACATCGCCGAGGCCAAGCGAATCGCCGAATCGATCGGCTATCCGGTGATCATCAAGGCCGCGTCGGGCGGTGGTGGTCGCGGCATGAAGGTCGTCAACGATCCCGAAGACCTCGAAACGCAGATGCAGCAGGCGGGCAGCGAGGCGAAGGCCGCGTTCGGCGACGCCACCGTCTACATGGAAAAATACCTCGGCAATCCGCGGCATATCGAATTCCAGATCTTCGGCGACGGCAACGGCAACGCGATCCATCTCGGCGAGCGCGACTGCTCGCTCCAGCGCCGCCATCAGAAGGTGCTCGAGGAAGCCCCCTCGCCGATCATCACCGCCGAAGAACGCGAGCGGATGGGCGGCATCGTCGCCAAGGCGATGGCCGACATGGCCTATCGCGGCGCCGGGACGATCGAGTTCCTGTGGGAAGCGGGCGAATTCTATTTCATCGAGATGAACACGCGGCTCCAGGTCGAGCATCCGGTGACCGAGATGATCACCGGCCTCGATCTGGTCCGCGAACAGATCCGGGTTGCCGAGGGGCATCCGCTGACGCTGCGCCAGGAAGACGTCCAGTTCCGCGGCCATGCGATCGAATGCCGCATCAACGCCGAAGACCCGCGCACCTTCGCGCCGTCGCCGGGGCTGGTGAAGGTGTATCACGCGCCGGGCGGGATGCACGTCCGCGTCGATAGCGGGCTGTATGCCGGCTACCGCGTGCCACCATATTACGACTCGATGATCGCCAAGCTGATCGTCTACGGCACGACCCGCCAGGGCGCGCTGCGCCGGTTGCGGCGTGCGCTCGAGGAGATGGTGATCGAGGGCGTCACGACGACGATCCCCTTGCATCGCGCGCTGCTCGACGATGCCGAGTTCCAGGAAGGCGCGTACACGATCAAGTGGCTGGAAGAGTGGCTCGCTAAGCAGGGGGCGTAG